Genomic DNA from Setaria italica strain Yugu1 chromosome V, Setaria_italica_v2.0, whole genome shotgun sequence:
TTAGTTCACTTTCTCCATAGCCATACTGTTTAGAAGGTTACAAAGTTGATTACAAACTTCTACTGAGCAAATCGGGGCAGAAATTAAACACTTATTATTGTGGTAACTCTTATCCTTCTGCGCTAAATTAAATTCGGATGGACAACTGGTTAACCTGCGCAAACTACAGTATGCCTATTTTTGAAACTTCAGGGTTGTTAATTTGCTGTTTCAAGTTATGCTAAGATGCTATTACTTTTGTACGCTTTTAAATAAAGTGCAACGATATGATGAATGAACCGGAAActtttccttttaaaaaaacatagaCAACATAATGTCAACATGTAAAGCATTGCAATTGCATGCTAACACTAACAGTGCATGATATACTCTCCAATAAAAAATAACAAACACATCTGTAGACTATACAGTGCCATATCATGTCCCCGGAACATTTTCTGAACTGAGCCCAGCGAAATCAGGCGCACGATATggacgacgaagacgacgacgcgaCGCACAACGCCGGCACGGCGGCCACCTCGGCGCCCCTATCGCACAGGAGCTGGGCGATAGCCTCGTACCCCATGGCCTCCGCCATCTGGAGCGGCGTGGCGCCGCGCCTGGTCCTGGCGTTGACGTCGGCGCCCATGTCGAGCAGCAGCTCGACGGCCTCGGCGTGGCCGCCCTCGACGGCGAGGTGCAGCGGCCTGTGCCCTTCCACGTCCTCGCACTCGATGTCCATGCACCCCGACCCCGCCAGCAGCGCGACCGCGTCGCAGTGGCCCTTGATCGCGGCCAGGTGCAGCGCCGTCAGGCCGTACTGGTCGCGGCCGCGGACGCCCGCGCGCTTGCCCAGCAGGGACTCGAGGCTCGGGAGGTcgccgcgcctcgccgccgtcatTACCAGCTCCCACCGTTCCAGGACGTCCACCACCTCTTGCTGCACGCACCCAGCAAAACAACACAACAATGCCGTTATTACATTACTGGACAACAATGGCCTTGCACTAGCTATTTTCTATCGTTCGTCGTCGTCCTACTCCTATCATGTGTTCACGAGCGCAACGACGCGGCTCGCATAAGCCAACAAGCTGCGTGCAGCCTGCAGCTGGTCCATGGCGTGATTCCTTGTGTCTCTTCTCGTGTTGTGTTCGTAAGTGACAGATTAGTATATGCGGTTTACCCAAGGGTTTGTTATGGCGAATCCTTGTCCGGTTAAAAGAAGCGGCATCTGAATTCCCTGCGCAAGTGTTGTTGGTATTGGTATACAGGACAGTAAGAAGGACAAGCAGGTAGATTCGCTTACGTATCCCTTCTCGCGGGCCACGTCCAGCGGCGTCCTCCCGCGGGCGTCGGCCGCCGACGTGTCGGCGCCCATGTCCaccagcaccgccaccgcctcggcatcgccggccgcggccgccgcgtgcAGCGGCGCCCACTGCTCGGCGtcgggcgccgcggccgggggcTCGAGGAACGGCAGCAGATGCGGCTGCCGGCGCAGGATGAGGCGCACGGCCGAGGCGTCCCCGGCGtccgcggcgaggcggagcaggTACGGCCCGCCGAAGAACACGCGGAGGCGGACGGCGCTCAcgccgctaccgccgccgccgctggtgtCGTCGGTGGCGCCCGCGGCGtcgagggtggcggcggagagcgAGGAGAGGACGAGGAAGCGGTCGGCGCGGGAGCGCGGGAAGGACGGCGGCGCGTGCGGCTGCGGGCGGAGCACGACGCGGAGGGACGCCGAGGAGAGCGGCTGCACGGCGCCCCGCGGCGGGCTGACGAGGAACTTGAGCGGGGAGGAGGTCTGGACCTTGAAGGCGACGGGGAGGGACGGGTGcagggagcggaggcggaggtcggCGCGGCACTTGGCGTTGGGCTTGAAGTCgatcaccacctcctcctccgacacCTCCAGCAGCCGCTCAGCGGCAGTCGAGGAGGCTGGTTCCGCCGCGGCCATCtcttggaaggaggaggagctgctggatggaAGGAGCGAGTGGGCAGAAATGGGGCAGCAGTGGAAGCCAGCATGGAATGGTGGCTGGCTAGCCGACCTAGGACGTCGCTTTTGATGTCACGCTGGATGGGCGAGGAGGGAATGTTGATCTTCTGTGCAGGACTGCCTGCGTTGCTGCCGTTGTACCATCACTCGCTGATTACTTGTTACACTATTCCATGCTCATGCAGTCATGCTCAAGTCATACCGGTTCATTCCCATGAACACATATACACAACTGTGCAGGACTCCGTGGATCCGGTGTGGCCCTCGATTGCATGATAAGCAAGGGGACCATCGGGGAATGATGGGAGCAGGGCTACGATCGCGGCAGGCCCGGCCGCCCGGTACGAGCGCGCACACGTCCCACTCAGAACGGGTGGCGAGCGAGTCACGCCGCGCGAGCAAGCCGCCAAGCGCGCACGCTGACTACAGTAGTACAGTGCGCTCGTGACCATTCCCCAGCCAGGCCGCTTCCCCGCGCgatcccggccggccggcgtcgcccccgccgcgccgggggTAGGCAGTGGCAGCCATGTGCCGATGCGCTCCCCCTCAGGTCGCCATTTGTCGCGCACGAATCGGCACAAAACCGGGGCTTGGCggcgtccgcggccgccgcgtgccCCACGGCATCTCTCACATATACGCGCGGCTTGGCGAGACGCGCAGGCATGCCCGCAGGCCCCGGTCTGGAGTAGAAAAAACAGTCTCCTGCCGCTATGCAACAACTGTGCCCCCACCTCGTTTTTATGCACCGTACGTCATGTGGAAAGCAGTAGAACTCGGTTCCATGAAAATGCTTGGGCCAACTCAAATGTACAGAAGACGGTCGGTTCAGAGTGGCATATTCTGTAGTATGACAGAGAGTTACGGGATAGAAATCTGAGCGTGTCATGAGTCATGACCTCATGACCCAGTCCCCACGTTATCGATACAGGATAGCACCTGTCCCATGCGATACGTTTGACTGCACGGAAGCTGAAAAGCTTAATTTAGAAACATAGAAATTCACCTCTCAAAGCGTTTGTAGTCCAACGGTTAGGATAATTGCCTTCCAAGCAATAGACCCGGGTTCGACTCCCGGCAAACGCATTTTTattaaaattttttatttagCTTATTAATTACTCATTAACTTCTTCGTTTTCAATTTGATGGAGCACTGATTGTGTGTGTAGTCTATTACTCAATTACAGTGTTTTATGAAATGTGCATTTCTGCTTTACAGACGATGTGGTGGGCTATGGTTTGCAGGCCGAATTTTATCTTGGGCCGATTGATCCATCTCCCACAAATGGACCTTTTTATCTTTCTCGGAACTTTGCTTCTGCAGACTGCAAAGGAGCTGTCTCATTTTTCCTCTCAAAAAGCAGTGATGTTAGTACTTACCAGAATATTGAAAAGTGAAATTGCTGCATCAACAAGGTACTGAGGCACAGAGCTACTAGCACTCACACCATCCTATATGCTCTGAATCAAAAGCAACGTTGATCAGCATGGATTGGTTAGACAGACAACTTGGGAAGGAAGTGACGCTTTCACTctcaggccgtgtttagtttggcgaatttgggggtgctaaattactgttacagcactgtagcacactgtagcgtttcgtttgtatttgtgaattattgtccaaatattgactaattaggctcaaaagattcgtctcgcaaagtacaacaaaactgtgcaattagtttttaatttcatctacatttagtactccatgcatgtaccgcaagtttgatgtgatggggaatcttctttttgcatagtgtcaaagttgggagttgggagtaactaaacatggcctcattAGCTGTAGCTGTAAGGCACAGCACAGCACGCACGAGCACGGCACGGTCCTGGCAGTGGCCGGCTGGCCGCCATCCATCCCACCAGCACCGTATATGATATCGAAACCTCACGGCTGAACACGTACCCGCTCCCAATCTTCTGCTAGCTAAAGCGGATCGATTAACCAAACCGACCCGACCGATGTCCCAGTGAGAATTAGGTAGGTCATCCGAGTCGTTGGCGGCATCCGCCAGCCGGCCGCAGTACAGCAGCGTCAGCACATGCCCGCGCCAGGGCTCAGGTTTCGGTTAGCAAAAGCGAGATCGAGTCAACTTTGGCCTGTTCGCTTAGCCGGGTTATCAGCCAcagaacagtatttttctctcacaacaaattagtCGCAACAAATTagtcgtttcaacttttcagccgttATAAGTCCAGCCGTTCTCTTTTTGACCAGCACTGTTCCTGTTCGCCACCAAATAATTTCACGGTATCTGCCGATCTGCGTGTGCCGCATGATGGAGATGGAGGATGCGATTATGCCAAGGTgagaggtgaggtgaggtgaggtccAAGACTCCAGGCACAGGCTTTGCAGCGCGCAGCCTTTTTCCTCTTTCCCGGCACCCACCGTCACGTGGACGGAGCATGTTCGctcatggcggtggcggcaggacCAGGAGGCCATCAAAGTGCGcgtgctgttgctgctgtggtCGGTGTGGAGCGTATGGTCAATGCTGAGCTACTCCCAGTAACCCCTGAATCGAGCAGTAAGCACGCTTTCCCAGCTCCTAATTAAACCCCTTGTCCGGTGGTGATCTCGAACGCCCAAGGTTGCCCTGGTTTTTGCGTGCGTCAGAAACTCAAAAATCGACAGCGCCTCTCGGAAGTTGGAACCAGAAAACCAGCCGTGTCAAACGGCACTGCAAAATCGTCTGCTCCCTGGTGTTACCAGGGCTACCAGGTGCCACTCCTCACTCTCCGTTCGTCCCTGACCATCCGTTGCTTGGAAGCATTCTCTTCAAGCAGCGGCAGTTCGGGAGTCGCCAGCTGACAGTTGCAGGGGCGGTTCAGGGAAGGAGCTGGAAAATCCAGACGAAACAGGGTAACGAACTCGGTCAGGAAAAATCTGTGCACCAGCACGCATGCCCCTGTTGCTTCGTCGATTGTGCTGCTATTGCACGTACGCGGAGACGGAGACACGCAATAATTTCGCAGAGCCGAACGGACTCGTATGCTTACTGGTAAAGCCAACATGTCATGAGTTACTACTGTCCCACGGTGCTGGAGTAGACTGTAGAAATGTCATACAGTCGTACTACCCCCACAAGGCTACAGCTAGCTAATCCAAAGAAAATGAATGAATATATAAGTACAAATTTGGAAACTTTCGTCATTGATATAAAGAACACATGATTAGGATTTGACAAGACTTAAACTCTTTCCACTAACATTCTTAGTTCTGTGATTAGGTTTTTGATCCATACACACAGCACACTCCGTGCTTTAATGCCAGGCACACAGATAAGGTGACCCACGGCCACGAGCATGGGGACAGTGTGGTGGGGTTTGGACTGCAATATTGATGAATGGATGGAGGGGAGCACGAAGCTAAGCTCACATGTTTGCCATTAAGAAACAGCAGGGGTACACTGATCAGTGCTCGATGTGCAAACAAGGGAGAGAAGACACGCACACGCTGGGCCATGCTTTCCGCGAATCAGCTCCGGCCACCGCGCCCCCCTGCCCACGGCTGCGGGCCAGCGACCCCGGCCTGGCGGCCTCCTCTCTCCCGCTCCTCGCATTAAAGCTGAACACAGGATATTCTTTGGCCTTACCCTTATTCTTTGCTCTAAGAGATTCTGACGTATCTTCCTGACTCTACGAAGACTTATACAATCCATTGCAGAGATTGCAGAGTGTTTGGAGTGTGGGTGTTATGGACACTGCTTCTTAAGGAGCTTCTTGAATGGAGTCCTCTCTTGATTTCCACCACTTTTTTGGAAGGATTAGGACATTGCCGCGATAGTGTTGTCTAACTTCCTCTTACGGTTTTGACCACCcaagtagttgcctcggttgtcgtTAGGacgatcgttgcggttcttacCGTTAATTTGGCCCATGCTCTGGTTATTGTTGTGTTATGGCCTCTGTTACGACTAGATTCAAATCGctcgatctctttgtcttctttgtctgaccaggcttgtatcatggtcttgagggacttgatatcttccgagcgtcttctgccaaagtcttgaaacatccggcggtcatagaggccgttctggaagcactctatggAGTCCttctccgtgatgtccacgataGTAGCCTCCTTGTCGAAGAAACGGTGTAGGTAACTATGCAGGGTTTCGCCTTATTGCtgcttgacttgagacaagtcggtCCTGTTACAGGATGTTGCATTGCCCCAGCGAAGTTATTTGTGAACGCCGCCTTCAGTTGACTCCACGATTCGATAGATTTCCTTTCTAGATACTTGAGCCAAGTGAGTGGCCCTGTCTACATGTAGATGGGGAAATAGATGACTTTGGTATCATCGCTTCCTCCCCTGCTTGaactgctagcgagtagcacctTAGCCACTAGACTAGGTACTGCTTGCCGTCATATTTGTTGATACCCGGAagtttaaacttgtcgggtagaacTGCGTAGTAAAGCTTGGAAAGTTGTCTTCTCCCAAGTAGTCGATTTTTTGATCGCGTTCGCATCGGAGCCCTTCAATGATATTACGAGCATCGCGATTCTGGTTAAGCTGCTGACGGAGGTCGCGAGGTTGCTCAGGCTCTTGGCGGGGTCTATAGTGGCCACAGGCTCTCGAGGGTCCCGTCCGACTACCTTCTGCCCTATGCTGACTTGGTTTGGGGTGCTCAATTCTGGGAACCTTATTTCTGGCGGCTTCAAGGTGACTTGgatgcctgctgctgctgctatggTGGTGAAAGTGCATTTAGCCttctaagtgggttttggtgttgatgaaaTGCACAACTAAGGAACTAATAAATTTATCGAGAAATTGACAGGTTCAAATGTTAAGAAATGAAAAAGTGCAAGAAAAGGACCCCCAAATTTGGTTAAAGGACGGTGTTGAAGCATAAAGGAAGAtcttttataattttatttttcaatttgAGTATAAGAACACCGTACTATAAAGCGGGGTacggatggatagcttgaagatgtcaaagttcCGGTAAGGGGTTCCCAGCCGTTTTATTTGAACtatgtcggaagttctgacctagtgtcggaagttccgacaagcACTTAACAGatttgcaacggctagtttatGGGGctcgggtatttataccccctcatCCCCCTTCATTTGTTG
This window encodes:
- the LOC101754898 gene encoding receptor-interacting serine/threonine-protein kinase 4, producing MAAAEPASSTAAERLLEVSEEEVVIDFKPNAKCRADLRLRSLHPSLPVAFKVQTSSPLKFLVSPPRGAVQPLSSASLRVVLRPQPHAPPSFPRSRADRFLVLSSLSAATLDAAGATDDTSGGGGSGVSAVRLRVFFGGPYLLRLAADAGDASAVRLILRRQPHLLPFLEPPAAAPDAEQWAPLHAAAAAGDAEAVAVLVDMGADTSAADARGRTPLDVAREKGYQEVVDVLERWELVMTAARRGDLPSLESLLGKRAGVRGRDQYGLTALHLAAIKGHCDAVALLAGSGCMDIECEDVEGHRPLHLAVEGGHAEAVELLLDMGADVNARTRRGATPLQMAEAMGYEAIAQLLCDRGAEVAAVPALCVASSSSSSISCA